One genomic window of Struthio camelus isolate bStrCam1 chromosome 1, bStrCam1.hap1, whole genome shotgun sequence includes the following:
- the NDUFC2 gene encoding NADH dehydrogenase [ubiquinone] 1 subunit C2 produces the protein MVFLPDESRSLPPPPLVNKGSVWLGLAGWLAALLDNGYNHRPVLRAGVHRQILFTTVGWFVGYYLTKRAEYIHAKLDRELFEYVKQHPEDFKTKEKKRIGELLEDFYPVR, from the exons atgGTGTTCCTGCCGGACGAGTCgcgctcgctgccgccgccgcccctggtCAACAAGGGGTCGGTGTGGCTGGGCCTGGCCGGGTGGTTGGCGGCCCTGCTGGACAACGGCTACAACCACCGGCCCGTCCTCCGAGccg GTGTTCACCGCCAGATTCTGTTTACGACTGTGGGCTGGTTTGTTGGATATTATCTGACTAAGCGTGCAGAATATATACATGCTAAACTGGACAGAGAATTGTTTGAGTATGTAAAGCAACATCCGGAAGATTTTAAGACAAAAG aaaagaaaagaataggagAGCTTTTGGAGGATTTCTATCCCGTTCG